Proteins from a single region of Catenulispora acidiphila DSM 44928:
- a CDS encoding polysaccharide lyase family 7 protein, whose protein sequence is MLRGASPKLVAAATAATVVLTGAVIAASSTAAQAAPAVTRAAAPKLSTTVAPGGNFNLSVWELQEPVGSPGSPRTIPSAQLQGAKGYQDSYFYTDTKDGAMTFWAPEKGVTTPNSNYARSELREMNTDGSSADWKLAGSHQLQATLRVDSVTDHVCVGQIHLGTGGSSTKPLVELYYYKNGNIVLGEENSPSGGQTTHQIANVPVGTQWSYTIAVSGGNTINLTVNGKTTKYAIPSSFNAYHMYFKAGSYNQSSSSSTTKGARVAFYALTVKHS, encoded by the coding sequence ATGTTGAGAGGCGCATCACCCAAGCTCGTCGCCGCGGCCACCGCGGCCACCGTGGTCCTCACCGGCGCCGTGATCGCCGCGTCGTCGACGGCCGCCCAGGCCGCCCCGGCCGTGACCCGGGCCGCCGCCCCCAAGCTCAGCACCACCGTCGCGCCGGGCGGCAACTTCAACCTGTCCGTCTGGGAGCTCCAGGAGCCCGTGGGCAGCCCCGGCTCGCCCCGCACGATCCCCTCCGCGCAGCTGCAGGGCGCCAAGGGGTATCAGGACTCGTACTTCTACACCGACACCAAAGACGGCGCCATGACCTTCTGGGCGCCGGAGAAGGGCGTCACCACGCCCAACTCCAACTACGCCCGCTCCGAGCTGCGCGAGATGAACACCGACGGCAGCTCCGCGGACTGGAAGCTGGCCGGCTCCCACCAACTGCAGGCCACCTTGCGCGTGGACTCGGTGACCGACCACGTCTGCGTGGGCCAGATCCACCTGGGCACCGGCGGCTCCTCCACCAAGCCGCTCGTCGAGCTGTACTACTACAAGAACGGCAACATCGTGCTCGGCGAGGAGAACTCGCCCTCCGGCGGCCAGACGACGCACCAGATCGCCAACGTCCCGGTCGGCACGCAGTGGAGCTACACCATCGCCGTCTCCGGCGGGAACACCATCAACCTGACGGTGAACGGCAAGACCACGAAGTACGCGATCCCGTCGTCCTTCAACGCCTACCACATGTACTTCAAGGCCGGTTCCTACAACCAGTCCTCGTCGAGCAGCACCACGAAGGGGGCGCGCGTCGCCTTCTACGCGCTGACCGTGAAGCACAGCTGA
- a CDS encoding LysR family transcriptional regulator gives MTDLAPSELRVLVAVARTGSFTAAAEATGTTQSAVSHAVRGVERKVGAVLFERGRSGARPTPAGERAVVRARQVLRQLELLGAEARGAEEGTVTGTLRIAAFRSAAAVLLPPAIMGLAARYPGVAPHVLVVPELGAGTVGEVEEGRADLAIATLDDEAPTPPGMVVGELLREPYVLVYPAARKEPRGLPLIDWPENCSSYTREWWRSQDFLPKATLEVADDGVVLSMVAQGVGMAILPRLTVTGPVPGVTVTGLGADGPTRRIVSVATRADAKAAAPRELVRLLRGVAREMLG, from the coding sequence ATGACCGATCTCGCCCCCTCGGAGCTGCGCGTGCTGGTCGCCGTGGCGCGGACCGGGAGCTTCACCGCCGCCGCCGAGGCGACCGGGACGACCCAGTCCGCGGTGTCGCACGCGGTGCGGGGCGTGGAGCGCAAGGTCGGCGCGGTGCTGTTCGAGCGCGGCCGCAGCGGGGCGCGGCCGACTCCGGCGGGGGAGCGCGCCGTCGTTCGCGCCCGGCAGGTGTTGCGGCAGCTGGAGTTGCTGGGAGCCGAGGCGCGCGGCGCCGAGGAGGGCACGGTCACCGGAACGCTGCGGATCGCGGCGTTCCGCAGCGCGGCGGCGGTGCTGCTGCCGCCGGCGATCATGGGCCTCGCGGCACGGTATCCGGGCGTCGCGCCGCATGTGCTGGTCGTCCCCGAACTCGGTGCCGGCACGGTCGGCGAGGTCGAGGAAGGCCGCGCGGACCTGGCGATCGCCACTCTGGACGACGAAGCGCCGACGCCGCCGGGAATGGTCGTCGGCGAGCTGCTCCGCGAGCCGTATGTACTGGTCTACCCCGCCGCCCGCAAAGAACCGCGCGGCCTGCCCTTGATCGACTGGCCGGAGAACTGCTCCTCGTACACCCGTGAATGGTGGCGCAGCCAGGACTTCCTGCCCAAGGCGACCCTGGAGGTCGCCGACGACGGCGTGGTGCTCTCGATGGTCGCGCAGGGCGTCGGCATGGCGATCCTGCCCCGCCTGACCGTCACCGGTCCGGTCCCCGGCGTCACCGTGACCGGTCTCGGCGCGGACGGGCCGACGCGGCGCATCGTCAGTGTGGCGACGCGTGCGGACGCCAAGGCCGCTGCGCCGCGCGAGCTGGTGCGGCTGCTGCGCGGGGTGGCTCGGGAGATGCTGGGCTAG
- a CDS encoding choice-of-anchor D domain-containing protein, whose protein sequence is MSRSTRAGISGARPYSPRRSLAAALGAVLVSTGTLVALAASPAAAAGATGGSGANLPYVEVQAAKATATTGTLIGPSVMQGQLADEAAYRQAVTLAGNGSGQSITFTTPVATNSINIRYSIPDSSNGSVYTAPLSLYVNGTKQQNLTLTNAYSWYYGGYPGSNSPGSTPHHFYDEAHQLFSTTYPAGTTFKLQVDSGDSAASYTVNFADFENVGPALTQPAGSVSVTSEGADATGAGDSTAAFNAAIAAAGPGGTVWIPQGTFNIPRHITVNNVTVAGAGMWYSTVTGAAPGFYGLGEPDSCGVGGNKGSSNNVHLSNFAIFGNVQTRNDCDQVNGIGGAMNNSTVSNIWIDHMKVGAWMDGPMDKISFSGMRIRDTSADGINFHGGVTNSSVTNSDIRNTGDDGIAQWADSGLGADANDTISNNTVSDQILANGIAIYGGHDNTVTGNLVVDSGISQGGGIHVGQRFTSTPVGLTTISNNTLIRDGDLDPNWQFGVGALWFDGSQGAITGPIKVSNALIEQSPFEAVQWVEGTVSGVSLTDVTIAGTGTFAMQEQTGGSATFTNVTATGVAQANQGNAPSYSCEGNAFAVTDGGGNSGISPTSCLSDNPTEVFPPYPASSVTTSPGSLNFGSVATGATSAAQTVTVSNPTGSAASVSSITASGDFAQTNNCGSSIAANGSCTVNVTFKPTASGARTGSLTVTAGGVTNTVTLSGSGIAPGPVLNANPASLSFARTAVGASTGTQAVTISNNGTSAASVSGVSVTGDFSQTNNCSSIAVNGSCTVNVKFAPTAGGSRTGTLTVASNANNAPTTVALSGTGVDGSVNLAAGQPATASSSNGSFVPGNLTDADASTYWESANGAFPQWAQVDLAQNWNVGKVVLRLPPSTAWGARTQTLSVLGSTDGSNFSTLVGSATYTFDPNANNNTVTIPFTGTSVRYVRINVTANSGWQAAQLSDIQAYLGSGGGTTGPSIATNPASVSFGSQAVGSTSAASAVSVSNTGNGAASISSITANGDFAQTNNCGSSLAAGASCTVNVTFTPTASGARTGTLSIASNAPGSPATVALSGTGGSSANTNLALNQPTSASGSTQNYVPGNTVDGNTNSYWESTDNAFPQWLQVDLGASKSISKIVLDLPPSSSWATRTQTLSVQDSTTNSTFSTVVGSATYTFNPSTGNTVTITFPAATTRYVRLNFTANSGWPAGQLSEFQIFQ, encoded by the coding sequence ATGTCCAGATCCACACGCGCCGGGATTTCCGGCGCGCGACCGTACTCGCCACGCCGTTCGCTGGCCGCCGCCCTCGGGGCGGTGCTGGTCTCCACCGGTACCCTGGTCGCCCTCGCCGCCTCGCCCGCGGCCGCGGCCGGCGCCACCGGCGGATCGGGGGCGAACCTGCCCTATGTGGAGGTCCAGGCCGCGAAGGCGACCGCGACCACCGGAACCCTGATCGGTCCCAGCGTCATGCAGGGGCAGCTGGCCGACGAGGCCGCCTACCGGCAGGCCGTCACCCTGGCCGGCAACGGCTCGGGCCAGAGCATCACCTTCACCACCCCGGTCGCGACCAACTCGATCAACATCCGCTACAGCATCCCGGACAGCTCGAACGGCTCGGTCTACACCGCGCCGCTGTCGCTGTACGTCAACGGGACCAAGCAGCAGAACCTGACGCTGACCAACGCCTACAGCTGGTACTACGGCGGCTATCCGGGCAGCAACTCCCCGGGCAGCACCCCGCACCACTTCTACGACGAGGCGCACCAGCTGTTCAGCACCACCTATCCGGCCGGCACGACGTTCAAGCTGCAGGTCGACTCCGGGGACAGCGCCGCGTCCTACACGGTCAACTTCGCCGACTTCGAGAACGTCGGCCCGGCGCTGACCCAGCCGGCCGGCTCGGTCTCGGTGACCAGCGAGGGCGCCGACGCCACCGGCGCCGGTGACTCCACGGCCGCCTTCAACGCCGCCATCGCCGCCGCCGGGCCCGGCGGCACGGTGTGGATCCCGCAGGGCACGTTCAACATCCCGCGCCACATCACGGTCAACAACGTGACGGTGGCCGGCGCCGGCATGTGGTACTCCACGGTGACCGGCGCGGCGCCCGGCTTCTACGGCCTCGGCGAGCCCGACAGCTGCGGAGTCGGCGGCAACAAGGGCTCCAGCAACAACGTGCACCTGTCCAACTTCGCGATCTTCGGCAATGTCCAGACCCGCAACGACTGCGACCAGGTCAACGGCATCGGCGGCGCGATGAACAACTCGACCGTCAGCAACATCTGGATCGACCACATGAAGGTCGGCGCCTGGATGGACGGGCCGATGGACAAGATCTCCTTCAGCGGGATGCGCATCCGCGACACCTCCGCCGACGGCATCAACTTCCACGGCGGCGTCACCAACTCCTCGGTGACGAACAGCGACATCCGCAACACCGGTGACGACGGCATCGCGCAGTGGGCCGACTCGGGCCTGGGCGCCGACGCCAACGACACCATCTCCAACAACACGGTCTCCGACCAGATCCTGGCCAACGGCATCGCGATCTACGGCGGCCACGACAACACCGTCACCGGCAACCTGGTCGTGGACTCCGGCATATCGCAGGGCGGCGGCATCCACGTCGGACAGCGCTTCACCTCCACCCCGGTCGGTCTGACCACGATCTCCAACAACACCCTGATCCGCGACGGCGACCTGGACCCGAACTGGCAGTTCGGCGTCGGCGCGCTGTGGTTCGACGGCAGCCAGGGCGCGATCACCGGGCCGATCAAGGTCAGCAACGCCCTGATCGAGCAGAGCCCGTTCGAGGCGGTCCAGTGGGTCGAGGGCACGGTCAGCGGCGTCTCGCTGACCGACGTGACCATCGCCGGGACCGGCACCTTCGCGATGCAGGAGCAGACCGGCGGCTCGGCGACGTTCACCAACGTCACCGCCACCGGCGTCGCGCAGGCCAACCAGGGCAACGCCCCGAGCTACAGCTGTGAGGGCAACGCCTTCGCGGTCACCGACGGCGGCGGCAACTCCGGCATCAGCCCGACCTCGTGCCTGAGCGACAACCCGACCGAGGTCTTCCCGCCCTACCCGGCCAGCAGCGTCACCACCAGCCCGGGTTCGCTGAACTTCGGCTCGGTGGCGACCGGCGCGACCAGCGCGGCGCAGACCGTGACGGTCTCGAACCCGACCGGTTCGGCCGCCTCGGTGTCCTCCATCACCGCCAGCGGTGACTTCGCGCAGACCAACAACTGCGGGTCGTCCATCGCCGCCAACGGCTCCTGCACGGTGAACGTCACCTTCAAGCCGACCGCCTCCGGTGCGCGCACCGGCAGCCTGACCGTCACCGCCGGCGGCGTCACCAACACCGTCACGCTCTCCGGCAGCGGCATCGCGCCCGGACCGGTGCTCAACGCCAACCCGGCGAGCCTGTCCTTCGCCCGCACCGCGGTCGGCGCCTCGACCGGGACGCAGGCGGTGACCATCAGCAACAACGGCACCAGCGCGGCGAGCGTCTCAGGGGTCTCGGTCACCGGCGACTTCAGCCAGACCAACAACTGCTCCTCGATCGCCGTCAACGGCTCCTGCACGGTGAACGTCAAGTTCGCCCCGACCGCCGGCGGCTCGCGCACCGGCACACTGACCGTCGCCAGCAACGCCAACAACGCCCCGACCACCGTGGCGCTCAGCGGTACCGGCGTCGACGGCTCGGTGAACCTGGCCGCCGGGCAGCCGGCCACGGCCAGCTCCAGCAACGGCTCCTTCGTTCCGGGCAACCTGACCGACGCCGACGCCTCGACCTACTGGGAAAGCGCGAACGGCGCCTTCCCGCAGTGGGCCCAGGTCGACCTCGCCCAGAACTGGAACGTCGGCAAGGTCGTGCTGCGCCTGCCGCCGTCGACCGCGTGGGGTGCCCGCACCCAGACGCTGTCGGTGCTCGGCTCGACCGACGGCTCGAACTTCAGCACCCTGGTGGGTTCGGCGACGTACACCTTCGACCCGAACGCCAACAACAACACGGTGACCATCCCGTTCACCGGCACCTCCGTCCGCTACGTCCGGATCAACGTCACCGCCAACAGCGGCTGGCAGGCCGCGCAGCTCTCGGACATCCAGGCCTACCTCGGTAGCGGCGGCGGCACCACGGGCCCGTCGATCGCGACGAACCCGGCCAGCGTGTCCTTCGGCAGCCAGGCCGTCGGCAGCACCTCGGCCGCCAGCGCGGTGAGCGTGAGCAACACCGGCAACGGTGCGGCGTCGATCTCCTCGATCACCGCCAACGGCGACTTCGCGCAGACCAACAACTGCGGCAGCTCGCTGGCCGCCGGCGCGTCCTGCACCGTGAACGTCACCTTCACCCCGACCGCCTCCGGCGCCCGGACCGGCACGCTGAGCATCGCCAGCAACGCCCCCGGCAGCCCGGCGACGGTCGCTTTGAGCGGCACCGGCGGCTCCAGCGCGAACACCAACCTGGCGCTGAACCAGCCGACGTCGGCCAGCGGGTCCACGCAGAACTACGTGCCGGGCAACACGGTCGACGGCAACACCAACAGCTACTGGGAGAGCACGGACAACGCGTTCCCGCAGTGGCTGCAGGTCGACCTCGGCGCGTCGAAGAGCATCAGCAAGATCGTGCTCGACCTCCCGCCGTCCAGCTCCTGGGCCACCCGGACCCAGACGCTGTCGGTGCAGGACTCCACCACCAACAGCACCTTCTCCACTGTGGTGGGGTCGGCGACCTACACCTTCAACCCCTCGACCGGGAACACCGTGACCATCACGTTCCCGGCGGCCACCACGCGGTACGTGCGGCTGAACTTCACCGCCAACAGCGGGTGGCCGGCCGGGCAGCTCTCGGAGTTCCAGATCTTCCAGTGA
- a CDS encoding MDR family NADP-dependent oxidoreductase yields MPSTTTASTVSTASTALNYRAIRQARRPQGRPTAADFEIVSSPIPTLAPGEILVRNLAQSVDPYMREAMHWGGWEKGFGLEGRALGRVVASKDPVIAEGSIVFHRHSWATHAVVAKADIRVLTVPEGVPLTAYLGILGGTGLTAYVGLKRVAELQPGEDLFISAAGGGVGTAAARIARVMGAGRLIGSTGSSTKAKHLMEHIGFDAAIDYHAATPLADQLRAAAPDGIDVYFDNVGGTHLEAAISILRHSGRIAWCGAVAQYDDLENPPAAPANLYDIVGKALRLEGFLVRDHLDAREEFESFLIPHIISGAVPVDETIVHGFGNTVDAFVAMLGGGNVGKMVVTFEES; encoded by the coding sequence ATGCCGAGCACCACGACCGCATCGACAGTGTCGACAGCGTCTACAGCGCTTAACTACCGAGCCATCCGCCAAGCCCGCCGTCCGCAGGGCCGCCCCACCGCCGCCGACTTCGAGATCGTCTCCAGCCCGATCCCGACGCTCGCGCCGGGCGAGATCCTGGTCCGGAACCTGGCGCAGTCCGTCGATCCCTACATGCGCGAGGCGATGCACTGGGGCGGCTGGGAGAAGGGCTTTGGACTCGAGGGCCGGGCGCTGGGCCGCGTCGTGGCGTCGAAGGACCCTGTGATCGCCGAGGGCAGCATCGTCTTCCACCGTCACAGCTGGGCCACCCATGCCGTCGTCGCCAAGGCGGATATCCGAGTCCTGACAGTGCCCGAAGGCGTCCCGTTGACCGCTTACCTCGGCATCCTCGGCGGCACGGGACTGACCGCCTACGTCGGACTGAAGCGCGTCGCCGAACTCCAGCCGGGCGAGGACCTGTTCATCTCGGCAGCCGGCGGCGGCGTCGGGACCGCGGCGGCGCGCATCGCCCGCGTCATGGGTGCCGGCCGACTCATCGGCAGTACCGGCTCCTCCACCAAGGCCAAGCACCTCATGGAGCACATCGGCTTCGACGCCGCCATCGACTACCACGCGGCGACCCCGCTGGCCGATCAGCTGCGCGCCGCCGCCCCGGACGGCATCGACGTCTACTTCGACAACGTCGGCGGCACCCACCTGGAAGCAGCCATCAGCATCCTGCGACACTCCGGGCGCATCGCCTGGTGCGGTGCCGTCGCGCAATACGACGACCTGGAGAACCCACCTGCCGCACCCGCCAACCTCTACGACATCGTCGGCAAAGCACTGCGCCTCGAAGGCTTCCTCGTCCGCGACCACCTCGACGCCCGCGAGGAGTTCGAGTCCTTCCTCATCCCCCACATCATCTCCGGCGCCGTACCGGTCGACGAGACCATCGTCCACGGCTTCGGCAACACGGTCGACGCCTTCGTGGCGATGCTCGGCGGCGGGAACGTCGGGAAGATGGTCGTCACCTTCGAAGAGAGCTGA
- a CDS encoding hydroxyacid dehydrogenase — protein MTARPTVLFAMTHENLPRLFSPRALDRLRELTEIDACLVVDDFRGPDAARALASTEVLITSWGAPPIDQRVLDAAPRLRAVLHAAGTVRGYVTDACWERGLLVSSAAEANAIPVAEYTLAAILLAGKNAFALRESFTALRGATDPDRERRRDTLGNHHRRVGVIGASRVGRRLLELLRPFDFELFLSDPYIGPTEATDLGAVLLSLDDLLRSSDIVTLHAPDLPATRGMLDRRRLALIPDGATVINTSRGTLIEPEALTDELLSGRLNAILDVTDPEPPPPDSPLYRLPNVFLTPHIAGSLGNELSRIGDAVVQEVERLAGGRPLEHRVVRADLERVA, from the coding sequence TTGACCGCCCGTCCGACCGTGCTGTTCGCGATGACCCACGAGAACCTGCCCCGGCTGTTTTCGCCGCGGGCGCTCGACCGGCTCCGGGAGCTGACCGAGATCGACGCCTGCCTGGTCGTCGACGATTTCCGCGGACCCGACGCGGCCCGCGCCCTGGCCTCGACCGAGGTGCTGATCACCAGCTGGGGCGCGCCGCCGATCGATCAGCGCGTCCTGGACGCCGCCCCGCGCCTGCGCGCCGTACTGCACGCGGCCGGGACCGTGCGCGGCTACGTCACGGACGCCTGCTGGGAGCGCGGACTGCTGGTCTCCTCGGCCGCCGAGGCCAACGCGATCCCCGTCGCCGAGTACACCCTCGCCGCGATCCTGTTGGCCGGCAAGAACGCCTTCGCCCTCCGCGAGTCGTTCACCGCACTTCGCGGCGCCACCGACCCTGACCGCGAGCGGCGCCGGGACACCCTCGGCAACCACCACCGGCGGGTCGGCGTCATCGGCGCCTCGCGCGTCGGACGGCGGCTCCTGGAGCTGCTGCGCCCCTTCGACTTCGAGCTCTTCCTCAGCGACCCGTACATCGGCCCGACCGAGGCGACCGACCTCGGCGCCGTCCTCCTCTCCCTGGACGACCTGCTGCGCAGCAGCGACATCGTGACCCTGCACGCCCCGGACCTCCCAGCGACGCGCGGCATGCTCGACCGCCGCCGCCTCGCACTGATCCCCGACGGCGCCACCGTGATCAACACCTCCCGCGGCACCCTCATCGAGCCCGAAGCCCTGACCGACGAACTACTCTCGGGCCGCCTCAACGCCATCCTCGACGTCACCGACCCCGAGCCGCCGCCCCCCGATTCCCCCTTGTACCGATTGCCGAACGTCTTCCTGACCCCCCACATCGCCGGCTCCCTCGGCAACGAGCTGTCCCGCATCGGCGACGCGGTGGTGCAGGAGGTCGAGCGGCTGGCGGGCGGACGGCCGCTGGAGCACCGGGTGGTGCGGGCGGATCTGGAGCGGGTGGCGTGA